In Nitrospirota bacterium, a genomic segment contains:
- a CDS encoding TPM domain-containing protein, with the protein MVKRLFITVILLAAVCASVVSASTPQPPDMPRDYVVDLAGIVRSDLKNELNTYLQALDQKTTAQVLVLTVQTLDNQSIEEFALNTKEKWKLGQKGKDNGVLIVVAVNDRKYRIEVGYGLESVLPDSLVGSIGREYFVPYFKTGDYGTGIYAGTIAVIRTIATHEGVSITIGSEQAQPRGAYTRKPLSTVNKIVLAVFGIIVLILFITNPRLFLLLLLANTMGGGRGGWSGGGGGFGGGSFGGGGGGGGGGGGASGGW; encoded by the coding sequence ATGGTTAAGAGACTCTTCATCACGGTTATTCTTCTTGCGGCCGTCTGCGCTTCCGTTGTCAGTGCCTCCACGCCGCAGCCGCCCGACATGCCCCGGGATTACGTGGTCGACCTGGCCGGCATCGTCAGAAGCGACCTGAAAAATGAGCTCAACACCTACCTCCAGGCGCTTGATCAGAAGACCACGGCCCAGGTGCTGGTGCTCACGGTACAGACCCTCGACAACCAGTCCATCGAGGAATTCGCCCTCAACACAAAGGAAAAATGGAAGCTGGGCCAGAAGGGCAAGGACAACGGGGTCCTGATCGTCGTCGCGGTGAATGACCGCAAGTACCGGATCGAGGTGGGCTACGGGCTCGAGAGCGTATTACCCGACAGCCTGGTCGGTTCGATTGGACGGGAATACTTTGTCCCCTATTTCAAAACAGGCGATTACGGCACCGGGATCTACGCGGGCACCATCGCGGTGATCAGGACTATCGCGACCCATGAAGGAGTGAGCATCACAATCGGTTCCGAGCAAGCACAACCTCGCGGGGCCTATACCCGCAAGCCCCTGAGCACAGTTAATAAGATCGTTCTGGCTGTTTTCGGCATCATTGTGTTGATCCTGTTCATAACGAATCCCCGCCTATTTTTGCTCTTACTTCTGGCCAATACAATGGGAGGGGGAAGGGGCGGCTGGTCCGGAGGAGGTGGGGGTTTCGGCGGCGGCAGCTTCGGCGGAGGGGGCGGTGGAGGAGGCGGTGGCGGTGGCGCGTCAGGAGGATGGTAA
- a CDS encoding ISKra4 family transposase (programmed frameshift) — MPESLSELERRRDGLYERVKALGDFRRGSIAVNYRKCGKPNCICAQKGHPGHGPRYLWSTTIKGKSYTRNIQLGAEMKKYEEELARYQTYMTLCNELLEVSEQICDVRPIVPLRDETELTELKKKFAEEIQREVQNEIDRFVSQYRREQSATGGFDLESFELGIRSAMHGIGGKMLEMLINADGGDYRGKTILCEKGHVCEFEGYRTKTLLTVLAPVSVNRAYYSDKECESGFCPKDRSLDIEGTSYSSGVRRMMSKVGSYRPFDPGHEDLYELAGIRVTAKEVERVSERVGQQVEEYHAAQGEAALSDNVVPIKPVLRLYVCMDGTGVPVIKRETEGRQGKGEDGQAKTREVKLGCVFTQTSVDKEGCPIRDEASTSYTGAIETAETFGWRLYKEAKRRDMDRARDVVVLGDGALWIWNIADEHFPGARKIVDLYHAREHYGNVAKACLGQQKDKMYQWMDNRRVELDEGKVEDLIIAINQISVQSGAHKDLCHREMGYFEKNKERMRYAEFRRLGLFVGSGVLEAGCRSVIGQRLKQSGMHWTVEGANKIIALRCSIMSNRWEEFWEQRACA, encoded by the exons ATGCCGGAATCTTTGTCAGAGTTGGAACGGAGACGAGACGGTCTTTATGAGAGAGTGAAAGCACTTGGTGATTTCAGACGGGGCAGTATCGCGGTCAATTATCGCAAATGCGGCAAGCCAAATTGTATATGTGCCCAGAAGGGACATCCAGGCCACGGGCCGCGATATTTGTGGTCAACAACGATCAAGGGAAAGAGTTACACAAGAAACATCCAGCTTGGCGCTGAGATGAAAAAGTATGAAGAAGAGCTCGCCCGATATCAAACGTATATGACGCTCTGCAATGAGCTTCTTGAGGTGAGCGAGCAGATTTGCGATGTGCGGCCTATTGTTCCGCTTCGGGACGAGACGGAGTTGACGGAACTCAAAAAAAAAT TTGCGGAAGAAATTCAAAGGGAAGTACAAAACGAAATAGATCGTTTTGTTTCTCAGTATCGGCGCGAGCAGTCCGCCACCGGCGGTTTCGACCTGGAGTCCTTCGAGTTGGGCATTCGCTCTGCCATGCATGGGATTGGCGGCAAGATGCTGGAGATGCTGATCAATGCCGATGGAGGCGATTACCGCGGCAAGACTATCCTGTGCGAAAAAGGACATGTCTGCGAGTTCGAGGGGTATCGGACCAAAACCCTGTTGACGGTTCTTGCCCCCGTGTCCGTGAATCGCGCGTACTATTCCGATAAGGAATGTGAAAGCGGCTTTTGTCCGAAGGATCGGTCGCTGGATATCGAAGGAACCTCGTACAGTTCCGGGGTGCGCCGGATGATGAGCAAGGTAGGCTCCTACCGCCCGTTCGATCCAGGTCATGAAGATTTGTACGAATTGGCTGGCATCCGAGTGACTGCCAAGGAGGTCGAACGAGTTTCCGAGCGGGTCGGACAGCAGGTAGAGGAGTATCACGCCGCGCAAGGTGAAGCCGCCCTGTCCGACAATGTTGTCCCTATAAAGCCGGTCCTCCGGCTATATGTCTGCATGGACGGCACGGGAGTGCCTGTGATCAAAAGAGAAACCGAGGGCAGGCAGGGCAAGGGTGAAGACGGGCAGGCAAAAACAAGAGAGGTCAAACTGGGGTGCGTTTTCACCCAAACCTCCGTGGACAAAGAAGGATGTCCGATCCGAGATGAAGCTTCCACCAGTTATACCGGAGCGATTGAGACGGCGGAGACGTTTGGATGGAGGCTCTATAAAGAGGCGAAGCGGCGCGATATGGACCGGGCACGGGACGTTGTAGTGCTCGGAGACGGCGCGCTTTGGATATGGAATATCGCTGACGAGCACTTTCCCGGAGCCCGGAAGATCGTCGATCTGTACCATGCCCGCGAGCATTACGGAAATGTCGCCAAAGCATGTCTTGGACAGCAAAAAGACAAGATGTACCAATGGATGGATAACCGCCGCGTTGAGTTGGATGAAGGGAAGGTGGAAGACCTTATCATCGCAATCAATCAAATCTCGGTCCAGTCCGGCGCTCACAAAGACCTTTGCCACCGGGAGATGGGCTATTTTGAGAAAAACAAAGAACGGATGCGGTACGCTGAATTCAGAAGGCTCGGTCTTTTTGTCGGATCCGGTGTGCTTGAAGCTGGATGTCGTTCGGTTATAGGACAGCGGCTGAAGCAATCAGGAATGCATTGGACGGTCGAAGGAGCAAATAAGATAATCGCCCTTCGATGCAGCATCATGAGCAACCGTTGGGAGGAGTTCTGGGAACAGCGGGCGTGCGCTTGA
- a CDS encoding LemA family protein yields MNSGLKTVLIILGVIAVFAIGAIMYGVGQYNKAVAMDEQVKSQWAQVENQLKRRFDLIPNLVETVKGYAKHEKELFENIANARTKYFQANSVNDKVQAANQVEGFLSRLLVLRETYPQLKANENFLKLQDSLEGTENRIAVERMRYNDTVKVLNTYRRSVFGKFFASLAGVNEAQYYEVPQAEKEAPKVKFQ; encoded by the coding sequence ATGAACAGCGGATTAAAAACAGTACTCATCATTCTCGGAGTCATCGCGGTGTTTGCGATCGGGGCCATTATGTACGGCGTCGGGCAATACAACAAGGCCGTGGCCATGGATGAGCAGGTCAAGTCGCAATGGGCGCAGGTCGAGAACCAGCTCAAGCGGCGCTTCGACTTGATCCCGAACCTGGTCGAAACCGTAAAGGGTTATGCGAAGCATGAGAAGGAATTGTTCGAGAACATCGCGAACGCGCGGACGAAATATTTCCAGGCAAACTCGGTGAATGACAAGGTCCAGGCGGCAAACCAGGTTGAAGGATTTCTTTCCCGACTCCTGGTTCTGCGCGAAACCTACCCCCAGCTCAAGGCGAACGAGAACTTCCTGAAACTTCAGGACAGCCTTGAGGGCACGGAGAACCGCATCGCCGTTGAACGCATGCGGTACAATGACACGGTGAAGGTGCTCAATACGTACCGGAGAAGCGTGTTCGGAAAGTTCTTTGCTTCTTTGGCAGGCGTGAACGAGGCGCAGTATTACGAGGTCCCGCAGGCGGAGAAGGAAGCACCGAAAGTGAAATTTCAATAA
- a CDS encoding sigma-70 family RNA polymerase sigma factor, whose translation MSDGTNPPARLSYSTGQSSSSVSDDDAALVSSAQKGDLRAFEQLVTKHQKKMLNIAYRLIGDHDDACEVVQDAFVSAYKNIRRFRGDAKFTTWLTTITLNLSKNRLKQVRSRQGHEAFSLNDPIQTDDGTMTMDPPSKEPSVLERMERRAVQTRMRDCIKALDADFREILVLRDMQEFSYEEIGSMLKVREGTVKSRLFRARDMVKDCLKRFMGEL comes from the coding sequence ATGTCAGACGGAACAAATCCACCGGCAAGATTGTCATATAGTACTGGACAGAGCAGCTCTTCTGTTTCAGATGACGATGCGGCGCTCGTATCATCTGCGCAAAAAGGCGACCTGCGCGCATTTGAACAGCTGGTGACAAAACACCAGAAAAAGATGCTCAACATCGCGTATCGACTGATCGGGGATCATGATGACGCGTGCGAGGTCGTGCAGGACGCATTTGTCTCTGCTTATAAGAACATCAGGCGGTTCCGGGGGGATGCAAAATTCACGACCTGGCTCACGACGATAACCCTGAACCTGTCGAAGAACCGGCTGAAACAGGTCAGGTCCCGGCAGGGCCATGAAGCCTTTTCCCTGAACGATCCGATCCAGACCGATGACGGCACGATGACCATGGACCCGCCGTCAAAGGAACCATCCGTATTGGAGAGAATGGAAAGGCGGGCTGTCCAGACAAGGATGCGGGACTGCATTAAGGCATTGGATGCGGATTTTCGGGAGATCCTCGTCCTTCGTGACATGCAGGAGTTCTCGTATGAAGAGATCGGGAGCATGCTCAAGGTCCGCGAGGGCACGGTCAAATCACGGCTGTTCAGGGCAAGAGATATGGTCAAGGATTGTTTGAAGCGGTTCATGGGAGAACTCTGA
- a CDS encoding radical SAM protein, producing the protein MSYYLARRAVLKWLEIPSVYQIAKDELYELDSASFHFLKTCASDDGCVSKNSAFLDYCLEEGLLTTTPGVVQRAALKQAPEPSLRYLELQITDACNLKCKHCYIDNADRNELSGDQVVKVLREFEEMQGLRVMITGGEPLVHSKFHEINEMLPDFFIRKVLFTNGVLLKKETLKTLKVDEIQVSIDGLEPAHERLRGSGTFKRSLEAMENALDAGFDVSVSTMVHQYNTEDFDRMEKLFREMQIKDWTVDIPCLTGRLKENDDFYVSPEQGGKYLGYGYGNGLHSSTQGYGCGLHLMAVMANGNIAKCTFYGGQPIGTVDHGLKAAWRNMQPVRLKNLECCCEYLEVCRGGCRYRAELIEGTGGKDPYRCMLYGIL; encoded by the coding sequence ATGAGTTACTACCTGGCGAGACGGGCCGTCCTGAAATGGCTTGAGATCCCGTCCGTCTATCAGATCGCAAAGGATGAATTATACGAACTTGACAGCGCTTCGTTCCATTTTCTGAAGACGTGCGCCTCTGACGACGGTTGCGTCTCAAAGAACAGCGCGTTTCTGGATTACTGCCTGGAGGAGGGACTGCTGACGACGACACCAGGCGTGGTCCAACGGGCCGCTCTTAAACAGGCGCCTGAACCTTCCCTGCGCTACCTGGAGCTCCAGATCACCGATGCCTGCAACCTCAAATGCAAACATTGCTATATCGACAATGCCGATCGCAACGAATTGTCAGGGGACCAGGTGGTAAAGGTTCTGCGCGAATTCGAGGAGATGCAGGGTTTGCGCGTGATGATAACCGGCGGCGAACCGCTGGTCCACAGCAAGTTCCACGAGATCAACGAGATGCTCCCTGATTTTTTTATTAGAAAGGTCCTGTTCACGAATGGCGTGCTCCTTAAAAAGGAAACCCTGAAAACACTCAAGGTCGACGAGATCCAGGTGAGCATAGATGGACTGGAACCGGCACACGAGAGGCTCCGGGGAAGCGGGACATTCAAACGCTCCCTGGAAGCAATGGAAAATGCGCTTGACGCGGGCTTCGACGTATCCGTGTCCACCATGGTACACCAGTATAATACTGAGGACTTCGACCGCATGGAAAAGCTTTTCAGAGAGATGCAGATCAAGGATTGGACCGTGGACATCCCGTGCCTGACCGGAAGGCTGAAGGAAAATGATGATTTTTATGTCAGCCCCGAACAAGGCGGAAAATATCTCGGCTATGGATACGGCAATGGACTTCATTCGTCCACACAAGGATATGGCTGCGGCCTCCATCTCATGGCGGTGATGGCAAATGGGAACATCGCGAAATGCACATTTTACGGGGGCCAACCCATCGGCACGGTAGACCATGGTCTGAAAGCAGCGTGGCGGAACATGCAGCCGGTCAGGCTGAAGAACCTTGAGTGTTGCTGCGAGTACCTTGAAGTATGCCGGGGAGGGTGCAGATACCGGGCGGAACTTATCGAGGGAACCGGTGGAAAGGACCCGTACCGGTGCATGCTTTATGGTATACTATAG
- a CDS encoding hydrolase → MTLDKFIIDKEDTVLLIVDIQDKLAAVMKERDKVVRNNLHLVELAKMIHLPVMVTEQYPRGLGTTVPEIREALPFYRPVEKMTFDCCGQPAFLEELKGHKKRSVILTGMETHICVLQTCVGLLRGGINVHVVQDAICSRTKENWKIGMEFMREAGAVVTCTETVLFQLLKVAGTEEFKAISKRIK, encoded by the coding sequence ATGACATTGGACAAATTTATTATTGATAAGGAAGACACGGTCCTTCTGATCGTTGATATTCAGGACAAGCTTGCGGCGGTCATGAAGGAAAGGGACAAGGTCGTCAGGAACAACCTGCACCTGGTCGAGCTCGCCAAGATGATCCACCTGCCGGTCATGGTGACTGAGCAGTATCCCAGGGGGCTCGGCACGACCGTGCCGGAGATCCGGGAGGCGCTGCCGTTCTACCGCCCGGTTGAGAAGATGACCTTCGATTGCTGCGGCCAGCCCGCGTTCCTGGAGGAGCTTAAAGGGCATAAGAAAAGGAGCGTCATCCTGACGGGCATGGAAACGCACATCTGCGTGCTCCAGACCTGCGTCGGCCTGCTGAGGGGCGGGATCAATGTCCATGTCGTGCAGGACGCGATCTGCTCCCGCACCAAGGAGAACTGGAAGATCGGGATGGAGTTCATGCGCGAGGCGGGCGCCGTCGTGACCTGCACCGAGACGGTGCTGTTTCAGCTTCTCAAGGTTGCCGGCACGGAGGAGTTCAAGGCCATATCGAAGAGGATCAAGTGA
- a CDS encoding 2-oxoacid:acceptor oxidoreductase subunit alpha, which yields MDYSIKIGGEAGQGIQTIGDTLGHVFARSGYHVFTNQDYESRIRGGHNFYQIRLSERPVIAPKGAIDIIVALDKESIRLHERELTSRGRIIYDSETLKETHDKPAFLDVPFEKLAMQHGGDKIMANTVATGAVLGMLGMDLDILMDLIVETFKKKGEPIVSANKNAAMAGYDHAVKGCLTCNFSVASDDKAGALMLVGGSEAIALGSMASGVKFYAAYPMTPSTGIMNYLAGKEKEYGIVVEQAEDEIAAINMALGASFAGVRSMTGTSGGGFALMVEGVSLAAITETPVVIALGQRPGPATGLPTRTEQGELHMVLHAGHGEFPRFIFAPGSPEQAFFSVNKAFDLAEKYQVPAFILFDTYLSDSQWSYQGFDLARLRNTDYRLRGEVFQRLEGYKRHALTQSGISPLAVPGDAKHLVVTDSDEHDEDGHLVEDAGMRIKMVEKRLFKKFPQMQQEVAPPFLYGDHKPDVVIIGWGSLYGLMREAVDALSQSHRIAMLHFSEIYPFPETGQFDYLGLLKRAKLTICIEQNATSQFARLMKTETGYEFNTLINKYDGRPFTVEELTGEINDHLRNV from the coding sequence ATGGACTATTCGATCAAGATCGGCGGTGAAGCAGGACAGGGGATCCAGACGATCGGTGACACGTTGGGACATGTATTTGCGCGCTCCGGATACCATGTCTTCACGAACCAGGATTATGAGTCGCGCATCCGCGGCGGCCACAACTTCTACCAGATCAGGCTGTCCGAACGGCCGGTCATTGCGCCGAAAGGGGCGATCGATATTATCGTTGCCTTGGACAAGGAGAGCATCCGGCTGCATGAGCGTGAGCTTACCTCCCGCGGCCGGATCATCTACGATTCTGAAACGCTCAAGGAAACGCACGATAAACCGGCGTTTCTCGATGTCCCCTTTGAGAAGCTTGCCATGCAGCACGGAGGCGACAAGATCATGGCCAACACGGTTGCCACCGGCGCTGTCCTCGGCATGCTCGGGATGGACCTCGATATCCTGATGGACCTCATCGTCGAGACCTTCAAGAAAAAAGGCGAGCCGATCGTTTCTGCGAATAAGAATGCCGCAATGGCCGGTTATGACCACGCCGTGAAGGGGTGCCTCACGTGCAATTTTTCTGTTGCCAGTGATGACAAGGCCGGCGCTCTGATGCTCGTGGGCGGGAGCGAGGCCATCGCCCTGGGCTCCATGGCGTCGGGGGTGAAGTTTTATGCGGCCTATCCCATGACGCCGTCCACGGGCATCATGAACTATCTGGCCGGCAAGGAAAAAGAGTACGGCATCGTGGTGGAGCAGGCAGAGGACGAGATCGCGGCCATCAACATGGCCCTGGGCGCATCTTTCGCGGGCGTTCGCTCCATGACGGGAACTTCCGGCGGCGGCTTCGCCCTCATGGTGGAGGGTGTTTCCCTTGCCGCGATCACCGAGACGCCGGTGGTGATCGCGCTGGGCCAGCGGCCGGGCCCGGCAACCGGTCTCCCCACACGGACCGAGCAGGGCGAGCTTCATATGGTGCTGCATGCCGGCCACGGCGAATTTCCCCGGTTCATCTTCGCGCCGGGCTCGCCTGAACAGGCCTTCTTCTCTGTGAACAAGGCATTTGATCTGGCGGAGAAGTACCAGGTCCCGGCATTCATCCTTTTCGACACCTATCTCTCCGACTCCCAGTGGAGCTATCAAGGATTCGACCTTGCCCGGCTCCGGAACACGGACTATCGTCTCCGGGGAGAGGTGTTCCAGAGGCTGGAAGGCTACAAGCGCCATGCGCTTACGCAGAGCGGAATAAGCCCGCTGGCAGTTCCCGGAGATGCGAAACACCTTGTGGTCACGGACAGCGACGAGCACGATGAGGACGGCCACCTTGTCGAGGATGCCGGCATGCGCATCAAGATGGTTGAGAAGCGGTTGTTCAAGAAGTTCCCGCAGATGCAGCAGGAGGTGGCGCCGCCGTTCCTCTACGGCGATCACAAACCCGATGTCGTGATAATTGGCTGGGGTTCTCTCTACGGACTTATGCGGGAGGCCGTGGACGCGCTGTCTCAGTCTCACCGAATCGCCATGCTGCACTTCTCCGAGATCTATCCCTTCCCGGAGACAGGGCAATTCGACTACCTGGGGCTTCTGAAGCGGGCGAAGCTCACGATCTGTATCGAGCAGAACGCGACCAGCCAGTTCGCGAGGCTGATGAAGACCGAGACAGGGTATGAGTTCAATACCTTGATCAACAAATACGACGGCAGGCCGTTTACCGTGGAAGAACTGACAGGAGAGATCAATGATCACCTTAGAAACGTATAG
- a CDS encoding 2-oxoacid:ferredoxin oxidoreductase subunit beta — protein MITLETYRGQVPAWCPGCGNFAIMKAFKDTVLELNMEPHQFTIVSGIGQAAKFPHYTKCNTFNGLHGRTLPVATGIRLANHTMPVIVTTGDGDCYGEGGNHLMAAMRRNINVKLFVHDNQVYGLTKGQASPTTGEGVKTKNMPFGVISEQFNPMALAVALDCSFAARGYAADTEHLKGLMKEAILHSGFALLDILQPCVSFNKVNTYDWYKQRVYPVGPDHDPGDRKAAFAKALEWGDRIPIGVIYRNNRPTFEERVPMIKDKPLVHQAFDVNKIGATLKEFM, from the coding sequence ATGATCACCTTAGAAACGTATAGAGGACAGGTCCCGGCATGGTGCCCGGGGTGCGGAAATTTCGCGATCATGAAGGCGTTCAAGGATACCGTGCTGGAACTCAATATGGAACCCCACCAATTCACGATCGTCTCCGGCATCGGACAGGCCGCGAAATTTCCGCACTACACAAAGTGCAACACCTTTAACGGACTGCATGGCAGAACGCTGCCGGTTGCCACGGGCATCAGGCTCGCGAACCACACAATGCCGGTCATTGTCACGACCGGCGACGGCGACTGCTACGGCGAGGGCGGCAACCATCTCATGGCGGCCATGCGCAGGAACATCAACGTGAAGCTTTTTGTGCACGACAACCAGGTCTATGGACTGACCAAGGGGCAGGCGTCCCCCACAACGGGTGAAGGGGTGAAGACCAAGAACATGCCTTTCGGCGTGATCTCTGAGCAGTTCAACCCCATGGCCCTCGCTGTTGCGCTGGACTGCAGTTTCGCGGCCCGGGGATATGCCGCCGATACGGAGCACCTTAAAGGACTCATGAAAGAGGCGATCCTGCATAGCGGGTTTGCCCTCCTCGACATCCTTCAGCCTTGCGTGTCCTTTAACAAGGTGAACACCTATGACTGGTACAAGCAACGGGTCTATCCTGTCGGGCCGGACCATGATCCCGGGGACCGGAAGGCCGCGTTCGCCAAGGCGCTCGAGTGGGGCGACCGCATCCCCATCGGCGTCATCTATCGCAATAACCGGCCCACGTTCGAAGAGCGCGTTCCGATGATCAAGGACAAACCGCTCGTGCATCAGGCCTTTGACGTGAATAAGATCGGGGCAACACTGAAGGAGTTCATGTAA
- the corA gene encoding magnesium/cobalt transporter CorA — translation MRNLTKKRSKKAGLPSGTLVYTGEKKDEQVNIHVIDYDEANFQEIEKASVDACIPFKEKPTVTWINVDGVHNAQVLEKLGDCFGLHRLVMEDIMNTDQRPKMEDYGEYIYLVLKMLASGKNGDIVTEQVSLVLGANFVLSFQEGVEGDVFNLIRDHLRTNKGRIRKMKADYLAYALLDAVVDNYFVILEKFGDKIESIETELIGDPKQETVQRIYQLKREMIFLHNAVWPLREVVSGLGKHESSLIREATAPYLRDVYDHSIHIIDSVDIYREMLSSMLDLYLSSVSNRLNEVMKVLTVISLIFMPLTFIAGVYGMNFKYMPELEWRYGYFFSLFLMLGISVFMLFYFKRKKWL, via the coding sequence ATGCGCAACCTGACGAAAAAAAGGTCCAAAAAAGCAGGCCTCCCTTCCGGGACGCTGGTGTATACCGGGGAGAAGAAGGACGAGCAGGTCAATATCCATGTCATCGATTACGATGAAGCGAACTTTCAAGAGATCGAGAAGGCATCTGTCGATGCCTGCATCCCGTTCAAGGAAAAACCGACCGTGACCTGGATCAACGTTGACGGTGTCCATAACGCCCAGGTGCTCGAGAAGCTCGGCGACTGCTTCGGACTCCACCGGCTCGTGATGGAAGACATCATGAACACGGACCAGCGGCCGAAAATGGAGGACTACGGAGAATATATTTATCTCGTGCTCAAGATGCTCGCCAGCGGCAAGAACGGCGATATCGTTACCGAGCAGGTCAGCCTTGTCCTCGGCGCGAACTTTGTTCTTTCTTTTCAGGAAGGGGTCGAGGGAGATGTGTTTAATTTGATCCGTGATCATCTCCGGACCAACAAGGGACGCATCCGGAAAATGAAGGCCGACTACCTTGCCTACGCGCTGCTTGATGCGGTGGTTGACAACTACTTCGTCATCCTCGAGAAGTTCGGCGACAAGATCGAATCGATAGAAACGGAACTGATCGGGGACCCGAAGCAGGAGACGGTGCAGAGGATCTATCAATTAAAGCGGGAGATGATCTTTCTGCACAACGCCGTATGGCCACTCCGCGAGGTGGTGAGCGGCCTGGGCAAGCATGAGTCATCGCTGATCCGGGAAGCCACGGCGCCCTATCTCAGAGACGTCTACGACCATTCCATCCATATCATCGACAGCGTGGACATCTACCGCGAGATGCTGTCCAGCATGCTTGATCTGTACCTGTCGAGCGTCAGCAATCGCTTGAACGAGGTGATGAAGGTCCTGACGGTGATTTCCCTGATCTTCATGCCGCTGACATTCATTGCCGGAGTGTATGGAATGAACTTCAAGTACATGCCGGAGCTGGAGTGGCGCTACGGATATTTTTTCTCCCTCTTCCTGATGCTTGGAATTTCCGTGTTCATGCTGTTTTACTTTAAACGAAAGAAGTGGTTGTGA
- a CDS encoding DUF2275 domain-containing protein: MEHNDIRHRLSEYIDGSVTGEERAAIETHLKTCPQCSSALDELRKTIGHIKSVEEIEPPAWMTQKIMATIRDEAAEKKGFFHRFFFPLRIKLPIQAIAVLFLAVTGFYIYQTAERFSEAPTHELATRNEAPPVGTAQDKLAKSESPALRSKQVPQTPAYKALDMKQGYETPPPPMLKGRATAPVPVPAQPAEPPMRKKDKVMAEQPTVSPYAGAPSLPQEQTAPAAHDPGRDEGRHEPAPLKRQSSGLSAGEGSGSESARSETILTVSVKNIDDAAEDIEATIREFDGTIIETQQLDKKKIYVLSLDTSHAKDLVEKLKHMGAMKEQNLVLKSRESRMVFRIELNKRSAPKAAVGC; the protein is encoded by the coding sequence ATGGAACATAACGACATACGTCATAGACTTTCCGAATATATCGATGGGTCAGTCACGGGTGAAGAACGGGCGGCGATCGAAACGCACCTCAAGACGTGCCCGCAATGCAGCAGCGCGCTCGATGAGCTTCGGAAAACCATCGGGCATATCAAGTCCGTCGAAGAGATCGAGCCGCCTGCATGGATGACGCAGAAGATCATGGCAACCATTCGCGACGAAGCAGCGGAGAAAAAAGGCTTCTTCCACAGGTTCTTCTTCCCCCTCCGCATAAAGCTTCCGATCCAGGCCATAGCGGTCCTGTTCCTTGCCGTAACCGGGTTCTATATCTATCAGACGGCGGAAAGATTTTCTGAAGCCCCAACGCATGAACTTGCAACCCGGAACGAAGCCCCTCCAGTCGGCACTGCACAGGATAAACTTGCCAAATCTGAAAGTCCTGCGCTTCGCTCAAAGCAGGTCCCGCAAACTCCGGCGTATAAGGCTCTGGACATGAAACAGGGATACGAGACTCCTCCGCCGCCAATGCTGAAAGGCCGGGCTACGGCGCCGGTCCCCGTACCTGCACAACCGGCAGAACCGCCGATGCGGAAGAAAGATAAAGTCATGGCGGAGCAACCCACTGTCTCGCCGTACGCCGGGGCACCGTCATTGCCGCAGGAACAGACCGCGCCGGCTGCTCATGATCCGGGGCGGGACGAAGGGAGACATGAACCCGCACCCTTGAAACGACAATCCAGCGGTTTGTCGGCAGGCGAGGGATCAGGCTCAGAGAGCGCTCGTTCAGAGACCATTCTTACCGTATCGGTAAAAAATATTGACGACGCCGCGGAAGATATAGAAGCAACGATCAGGGAGTTTGACGGAACCATTATCGAGACACAACAGCTCGATAAGAAAAAAATTTATGTGTTATCGCTGGACACTTCCCATGCAAAAGATCTTGTAGAAAAACTCAAGCACATGGGAGCCATGAAAGAACAAAATCTGGTTCTGAAATCCCGGGAAAGCCGTATGGTATTCAGAATCGAACTCAACAAACGGTCTGCGCCTAAGGCGGCTGTGGGATGCTGA